The Prochlorococcus marinus CUG1417 genome includes the window CCTTTTCTGATCAAATCATCAACTTCATCCCTATGACTTACATTAACTGTGCATTGCTCTATGATCGGACCTTCATCTAGATCTTCAGTAACATAGTGAGCAGTAGCACCGATTAATTTCACACCTCTCTTCCATGCTCGATGATATGGTTGCCCACCTTTAAAAGCAGGCAAGAAAGAATGATGAATATTTATTATTGAAGAAAACTTTTTTAAAAAAGACTCACTCAAAATTTGCATATATTTAGCCAATACAACAAGATCAATTTCATATAGTTTTAATAAATTTAAAAATTGATCTTCAACAATAGATTTATCAGTATTAAAGGTATCAATATAGACAAATTTTGCATTAAAGTCATTTGCAATATTTTTAAGATCAGAATGATTAGAAATTATTAACGGGACTTTCATGTTGAGTTCACCATTTCTTACTCGCCAAAGCAAATCAATCAAACAATGATTTTGTTTACTCACGAAAATAGCAACATTTGGAATTTCATCAGAATAATTTACGTTAAATTTTCCATTTACTTGATTTGCAATTTTCTGAAATTCTTTATAAATTTCATCTCTGTTAAAAATTGCATTTTTACTATTCCATTCAATTCGACTAAGAAACAAACCCGCATCTTGATCAGTATGATGATCAGAATGTTTTATGTTGCCACCGTAATTTGAAATCCAACTTGTGAGTAAACTCACAAGACCAGGACGATCGGGACAAACAATTTTGAATATAATTGAAGGATGTTCCAAAAATCTTTAACTACTAAGTCAAATAATAAAGTATATCTAATATATCAATGAAAAGCTTAAAAGAAAATTTTCAAGACGCACATATAGTTATTATTGGATCAGGAATTATTGGAAAATTTAACGCCTTAGAATTATCAGAATTAGGATTCCAGATAACAATAATAGATCCTAGTCAACTACAAAATAGCAGCAATGCAGCTTTAGGCTTGCTAATGGGGAATATGTATCAAAAAAGAAGGGGTAGAAGTTGGGATCTCAGGAAGCAAAGCATTGAATTATGGCCACAATGGATTACATTCTTGCAAAAATATAATTATGAATTAAATATTGAAAAACCATTGATACAACTAACTACTAATGAAGAAAAGTACAAAAAATTTGAAAAATTTATTTATGACACTAATGATCAAGACTTACGAATTTTAGAAAGAGACTCAATATTTATTAATAATATAAATAAAGCCTTCCAAACAAAAAATATAAAAGGAATTATTTCCTTCAAAGATGGAAGAATAAATGCTTTATTATTACTTCAAACATTAGATAAATATCTAAAACATAAAAAAGTAAATTATTTACAAGGAGAAATAATAAAAATAAGAAAATCAAACAATCAATGGATTTCTACAACAAGTAATAATGAAAACATCAAATCTGACATCGTTATTTTGTGTAATTCACTAAAAGCGATTGATTTAATAGATAACCTCTCTCACAACATCAAATTAAAACCTGTTTTAGGTCAAGCTATGGAAATTGAGATAAATGATGCAGAAGTTGATTTATTATCGCTGCCAAAACAATTCAATATAAATGGAAAAAATATAATTCCAAAATCAAAAAATAAGCTAATTATTGGATCAACTGACGAATATAGTACTAATCCAGGAAAAAATACATTCGAAAAACTCACAAATTTTCTCGATGAAAAACCAAATTGGCTGGTTAAAGGAAAAATTTCAAAAAAATGGTACGGAATAAGGTCAAAGCCAGATGGTGAACCTTCTCCAATAATGAAAAATCTTGAAGATGGACTAATTGTATGTACAGGTTTTTACAAAAATGGGATTTTACTAGCTCCGGTTTGTTCTAAATGGGTTGCTAATGAAATTAAAAATTACCTTTACTAATCTTTTGTTTCAGTAAAGTCTGCATCAATTACATCATCTCCGCCTTTTTCATTTGAATCACTCTGATCAGGACCGCCTGCTGCGCCAGGTGACGGTGGCTGATTGCCTGGTTGCTGATAAACAGATGAACCAACTGCATAAAGCTCTTGCTGAAGTTCTTCAAGAAGTTTTTTCATTGATTCATAATCTTCTTTTGATATTGCTTCTTTTAAAGCATTACTTTTTTCTTCAACTTTAGACTTTGCTGCAGCATCAATTTTGTCACCTAACTCACCAAGTTGCTTTTCTGTCTGATACACAAGTGTTTCAGCTTGATTTTTTAAATCGATTTTTTCTCTCTTTTCTTTATCTGCAGATGCATTTGATTCAGCATCCTTTACCATTTTTTCTACTTCATTATCAGACAGAGTTGAAGCACCAGTAATAGAAATACTTTGCTCTTTGCCACTTCCTTTATCTTTAGCGGTAACACTAAGAATACCATTTGCATCGATATCAAATGTAACTTCAATTTGCGGTACCCCCCTTGGTGCTGAAGGTATTCCATCCAATCTAAAGGTTCCTAAGCTTTTGTTATCAGAAGCCATTTCTCTCTCACCCTGTAAAACGTGTATTTCAACATTTGTTTGACCATCTACAGCAGTTGAATATGTTTCAGATTTTTTTGTAGGTACTGTAGTATTTCGATTTATCATTTTTGTCATTACTCCACCTAAAGTTTCTACACCTAAAGAAAGTGGAGTAACGTCGAGCAACAATATATCTTTAACCTCCCCTGCTAAAACTCCTCCCTGAATTGCAGCTCCTACAGCTACTACCTCATCAGGATTTACAGTTTGATTTGGTTCTTTACCAATTATTTTTTTAACTAGATCTAAAACAGCAGGAATTCTAGATGATCCTCCAACCATAACAACTTCATCAATTTCACTAGTAGAAATTTTTGCGTCACTTATAGCTCTCTCAACTGGGGTCTTACACCTATCAATTAAAGAAGCTGCTAATTCCTCAAACTTTGCTCTAGTAAGGTTCAGATCCAAATGTTTTGGTCCCTCGGGAGTCGCCGTAATAAAAGGTAAATTTATTTCACTTTGTGTAGCATTTGAGAGTTCTATTTTCGCTTTTTCAGCAGCTTCAGTCAATCTTTGCAAAGCTTGCTTATCTTGTCTAAGATCAATTCCCTCATTTGATTTAAAAGTATTAGCTAAGTGATCTACGATGCATCGATCAAAGTCATCACCACCTAAATGTGTATCTCCAGACGTGGACAAAACCTCGGTAACTCCATCACCAGCTTCAATAACTGAGACATCAAATGTACCTCCTCCTAAATCAAAAACAAGAATTTTTTCATTTTCTTTATCCAAACCATATGCTAAAGCCGCAGCAGTTGGTTCATTAACAATTCGGAGGACTTCTAAACCTGCAATCTTTCCAGCATCTTTCGTAGCCTGTCTTTGGGAATCGTTAAAATAAGCTGGAACTGTAATTACAGCTTGTGTAACTTTGTCACCAAGATATTTACCCGCATCATCTGCTAACTTTCTTAAAACTTGAGAACTGACCTCTTCTGGAGAAAACTGTTTATCCAAAATAGGGCATTTCAATTTAACACTAGAACCAGATTTTTCAACAGAATAACTAACTTCTTTAGATTCTTCATTAACTTCATCAACCCTTCTCCCAACAAAGCGTTTTGCAGAATAAAAAGTATTTTCAGGATTCATTACAGCTTGTCTTTTTGCTATTTGTCCAACAAGTTGATCTTGATTTTTAGTATATGCAACAACTGATGGAGTGGTTCTGAAACCCTCGGCATTTGCTATTACAGTAGGTTTACCACCTTCCATTACAGCGACACAACTATTAGTTGTTCCTAAATCAATTCCTACAACCTTACCCATGGGTAAATTCTCAATATTTGTTATTCTCCATGATCGGTCATCGTCGTCATTATTGTTACTCAAAGACGGGGTGTGGTTCCCGAACAGAACAGTATTTTTAAGAAAAAAATTCTAAACATGATTTCAAGTAAGACATCTTTCATAGCATTAATTGGTAATCCAATCAGCCATTCTTTATCGCCAATTATGCAAAATGCTGCCTTTCAATATTTAGGCTTAGATTTAATCTATATTGCCATACCCTGTAAAAATGAAGATTTAGAATTAGTTCTAAATACTTTTAAAAAGATTAATTGCAAAGGTTTAAACATTACAATTCCACACAAAGAAAAAGTATTTAACCTTTGTAGTGAAATCTCACCTATTGCTAACAAACTTAAAGCAATAAATACCCTGAAATTAAATTCTGAAAAAGAATGGAGCGCAACTAATACTGATGTAGAGGGATTTATTTATCCATTAAAAAATTTAAACTTAGCTAAGAAAAAATCAATAATTATTGGCTCAGGGGGTGCAGCAAGATCCGTTATTCAAGGTTTAATAGATTTAAATCTTTCAACAATTTCAGTAATATCGCGTAATAGATCATCACTAAATGAATTAATAAAAAACTTTGATAATCAAAATCAACTGCAGGGTTTATTAAATACTGATGATCAAGCCCAAATTTTAATTCGGGAAGCAGATTTGATTGTAAATACAACACCTGTAGGGATGAAAACAACTAGATCTGAAAATAATGAATTGCCATATGGCGAAGCTTTTTGGAGATCTCTTAACTCAAAAACAATTGTCTATGATTTAATCTACAATCCTGCCCTAACTCCTTTATTAAAATTTAGCGCCAAAAAAGGATGCATGACTATAAATGGTTTGGAAATGCTTGTTGCTCAAGGAATGAAATCAATAACATTTTGGACAGATGGTTTAGAAGTACCTTTTCATGTAATGAATGACGCACTAAAAAAATATCTTTAAAAAATGATCCTTTTTGTTAAGAAATTGCCTCTAATAATGTATGGTAAATAATGAACAGACGCTCATACATCAATTTATGAGCCAAAGACCTCGTCTGAAACCATGATCGATCAACAATCTTATTACGAAACCATGTATATCCTCCGCCCAGACATTGCGGAAGATGAAGTAACTAATCACATTGATAAATATAATAAGCTCTTAGAAGAATTTGGCGGTACCATTCTTGATAGCCAAATGAGAGGCAAGAGAAGATTAGCCTATCAAATAGCAAAACATAGAGAAGGAATTTACGTGCAATTAAGTCATCAAGGTGATGGGCAACATATTTTCAAAATTGAAAAGGCAATGAGACTAAGTGAAGATGTTATTAGATACATGACCGTTAAACAAGAAGGTCCTTTACCGACCCCAAGACCTTCGAATAAGAGTACATCTCAATCAGAGAATAAAGATAATCCAAATGACAAAGATGAATCTAAAGAAAAACAACCAGTAGCAAGTGCAGATAGTTCAACTTCGGAAAAAGATGATACTAAAACTAAAGAAAATACAGAATCTTAAATATTAATCTTTCGTTTTTGAATTTAACTCAGCCCAAATTTTATTAGACATACCCCACATATAAATAAAACCCTCTGCTAGAGAATGATTAAAGACATCATCTTTACTGTAAGTTGCCAAATCTTCCCTGTAAAGTGAATTATTTTCCGACATTCTCCCAATTACTATTGCGTTCCCCTTATGAAGTCTAATCTTTACTCTTCCATTAACTGAAGTTTGAGTCGATGATATAAATGCATCTAAACTTTCTTTAAGAGGTCCAAACCAAAAACCTTGATAAACTAGTTGACCCCATTTTTTTTCCACTATTCCTTTAAAATCGACAACATTTGGGCTTAATGTTATACTCTCTAATTCTTTATGAGCTTTGATTAAAAGTAAGAGGCCAGGTGTTTCGTAAATCTCTCTACTTTTAATTCCTACTACTCGATCTTCAATCATATCAATTCTTCCAAAACCGTGCTTACCAGCAAGATGATTAGTTTTTTGAATAATCTCTAATGGAGTTAAAAATTCATCATTAATTCCAACTGGAAACCCATTTTTAAAAACAAT containing:
- the purU gene encoding formyltetrahydrofolate deformylase → MEHPSIIFKIVCPDRPGLVSLLTSWISNYGGNIKHSDHHTDQDAGLFLSRIEWNSKNAIFNRDEIYKEFQKIANQVNGKFNVNYSDEIPNVAIFVSKQNHCLIDLLWRVRNGELNMKVPLIISNHSDLKNIANDFNAKFVYIDTFNTDKSIVEDQFLNLLKLYEIDLVVLAKYMQILSESFLKKFSSIINIHHSFLPAFKGGQPYHRAWKRGVKLIGATAHYVTEDLDEGPIIEQCTVNVSHRDEVDDLIRKGRDIERIALARAVRLHLNHQVFVYNSKTAVFD
- a CDS encoding FAD-dependent oxidoreductase, with the translated sequence MKSLKENFQDAHIVIIGSGIIGKFNALELSELGFQITIIDPSQLQNSSNAALGLLMGNMYQKRRGRSWDLRKQSIELWPQWITFLQKYNYELNIEKPLIQLTTNEEKYKKFEKFIYDTNDQDLRILERDSIFINNINKAFQTKNIKGIISFKDGRINALLLLQTLDKYLKHKKVNYLQGEIIKIRKSNNQWISTTSNNENIKSDIVILCNSLKAIDLIDNLSHNIKLKPVLGQAMEIEINDAEVDLLSLPKQFNINGKNIIPKSKNKLIIGSTDEYSTNPGKNTFEKLTNFLDEKPNWLVKGKISKKWYGIRSKPDGEPSPIMKNLEDGLIVCTGFYKNGILLAPVCSKWVANEIKNYLY
- the dnaK gene encoding molecular chaperone DnaK codes for the protein MGKVVGIDLGTTNSCVAVMEGGKPTVIANAEGFRTTPSVVAYTKNQDQLVGQIAKRQAVMNPENTFYSAKRFVGRRVDEVNEESKEVSYSVEKSGSSVKLKCPILDKQFSPEEVSSQVLRKLADDAGKYLGDKVTQAVITVPAYFNDSQRQATKDAGKIAGLEVLRIVNEPTAAALAYGLDKENEKILVFDLGGGTFDVSVIEAGDGVTEVLSTSGDTHLGGDDFDRCIVDHLANTFKSNEGIDLRQDKQALQRLTEAAEKAKIELSNATQSEINLPFITATPEGPKHLDLNLTRAKFEELAASLIDRCKTPVERAISDAKISTSEIDEVVMVGGSSRIPAVLDLVKKIIGKEPNQTVNPDEVVAVGAAIQGGVLAGEVKDILLLDVTPLSLGVETLGGVMTKMINRNTTVPTKKSETYSTAVDGQTNVEIHVLQGEREMASDNKSLGTFRLDGIPSAPRGVPQIEVTFDIDANGILSVTAKDKGSGKEQSISITGASTLSDNEVEKMVKDAESNASADKEKREKIDLKNQAETLVYQTEKQLGELGDKIDAAAKSKVEEKSNALKEAISKEDYESMKKLLEELQQELYAVGSSVYQQPGNQPPSPGAAGGPDQSDSNEKGGDDVIDADFTETKD
- a CDS encoding shikimate dehydrogenase encodes the protein MISSKTSFIALIGNPISHSLSPIMQNAAFQYLGLDLIYIAIPCKNEDLELVLNTFKKINCKGLNITIPHKEKVFNLCSEISPIANKLKAINTLKLNSEKEWSATNTDVEGFIYPLKNLNLAKKKSIIIGSGGAARSVIQGLIDLNLSTISVISRNRSSLNELIKNFDNQNQLQGLLNTDDQAQILIREADLIVNTTPVGMKTTRSENNELPYGEAFWRSLNSKTIVYDLIYNPALTPLLKFSAKKGCMTINGLEMLVAQGMKSITFWTDGLEVPFHVMNDALKKYL
- the rpsF gene encoding 30S ribosomal protein S6; its protein translation is MIDQQSYYETMYILRPDIAEDEVTNHIDKYNKLLEEFGGTILDSQMRGKRRLAYQIAKHREGIYVQLSHQGDGQHIFKIEKAMRLSEDVIRYMTVKQEGPLPTPRPSNKSTSQSENKDNPNDKDESKEKQPVASADSSTSEKDDTKTKENTES